TGGAAATGAATCCGCAGTTCGGGGTACTGCCCCAGGTTATTGGCGCAATCGTCGAGGGCGGCGGGCAGGTCGGCCCAGCCCGATAACCGCGCCTGCGCATCTCGGGCTTTGACTTGATGCAGGTAGGTGGTTTCGGCGAAGTCGCTCAAGGTCTTGAGCACGTGTTCGCGCCGGTTGTGGTCTTCAGCGGGCAGGTGACAAATCAGCGCGTTGGACAGCTGGATCTTGCCGACAGGCACTCGGGCCTGGCGCAGCTTTTCCAGCGACTGATAGCAGTGTTCGAAAACCACGGCCTGGTGGCAGACATCAAAACACAGCGCCAGATAGTCATGGTGCGGATCGCTGGCTTGGTAGCGGTGGAAGAAGGCGATGGCCTGGTCGGTGTTTTCCAGCACGCAGTCCGGCTCCATCTCCAGGCAGAACACGATCTTCTTGCCCGTCTCCCGATGCAGCCTGGCCAGTGAAGCCGTGAGTTGGCGCAGCAGGTGTTCGGCACGCTGCTGTCGCCGCGGGTTCCAGTCGGCGGCATAGCCCAGCGGTACGGTGGAAATCACGCCTTGGGGGCAATCCGACGGCAGGGCGTGCGCCAGGATTCGGGCCAGATTCAGGCTGTACGCCAGCCGTTTCGGATCAGTCCAGTTGGGCAAATAGACGTCGGCTTTCACCGCGCCCTGATGAAATTGGCCATAGGGAAAGCCGTTAAGTGAAGTCAGCCGCAGCCCGCTGCGTTGCAGCAGGCTGAGGAAGTCCGCGCGAGCTGACGCCTGCTGTAGTTCGGCCGCGGCGAGGGCGCTGATCCACAGCCCACTGTCTTGCTCGTTCAGGCCGCGCAGGGTGCGCACACCCCGGAAATGCCATTCGATGGATGACCGTAGTCCCGCCAGGTCACGGGTCGGGTGCACATTGCTGCAATAACCGACCTGCGCGGCAGCCCAACCCGTGCCGGCACTCATTTGATCACCGGTTCCTGGCCACGCAGGGCAGAGTTCTCCTGCCACTGCCGACGCTGGTCGATGGGCAGCGGGGTGCTGACCAGGGTCTTGTCCAGTTGGCCGCTTTGGGCAAAAAAGTCCACGGGGTTGTGGAACAGCACCTGTTCGACCTGGCTTTCGCTGAAGCCGGCAGCCAGCATCGCTTCGCCTGTTTTCGGCACCTTGAGCGGATCGCTGATGCCCCAGTCGGCGGCGCTGTTGACCACCATTTTCTCGGTGCCGTACTGCTGCAACAGGGCGACCATGCGCTGTTCCGACATCTTGGTGTTGGGGTAGATCGAATGGCCGCGCCAGCAGTCGCTGTCCAGCACCAGCGGCAGGGTCAGTTCGTTGAGGTGGTCGATGATCACCAGGTGCTCGGCAATCCCGACTTCGCGAATCACCGCCAGGGTGCGTTTGGTGCCACCGATCTTGTCGCGGTGCGGGGTGTGCACCAGCACCGGCAAATTGAATTGTCTGGCCAGCTCCAGCTGAGCGGCGAGGAAGCGATCTTCCTCCGGGGTGATGTCGTCGTAGCCGATTTCGCCGACCGCCACGACACCGTCTTTCACCAAGTAGCGCGGCAGAATCTCCAGCACTTCATTGGCCACCGACAGGTCATTGGCCTCCTTTGGGTTGAGGCCGATGGTGCAGAAATGATGAATGCCGAACATGCTGGCGCGAAAGCGCTCCCAGCCCAACAGGGTGTCGAAATAGTCGATGAAACTGCCGACGCTGGTCCTGGCCTGACCCTGCCAGAAGGCCGGTTCGATCACCCCGGTGATGCCGGCGGCGGCCATGTTCTGGTAGTCATCGGTGGTGCGGCTGACCATATGAATATGCGGGTCGAAGTACTTGAGCATGGTAAATCCTCGTCAAGGAAAAGGAGTCGTTGAGTGTCAGTTCTGTGAGGTGCCGGCCAAGTACTCATGCCACTCAGGCGGCAAGCGTTGCTGCTGACTCAGGCCGGCCAGGCGCTGGTGTTGCGCCGGGCTGAGCAGGTCGAAGGCAATCACTCGGGGCAGCCCGGCGGACACCGTTCGTTCGGCGGCGAGCTGTTCGTCCAGCAGGTCGAGGGCCAGCTGGTTGAGGGCGACGCTGTGTCGTTGCGTCAGGCCGATCAGGCGTCGTATATCGAGCCCCATGCCCAGCGCCTTCAGCACCAATTGATGGAAGGCCCGTTCGCTGTAATGGCGCGATGGGTAAAGGGTGTCGAGCGCGAGGGCGGCGAACACCTGGCTGTTACTGGTACGCCCGGCCTGCAGCGCCAGTTCCACGCAAAGCCCGCGACTGTCGAGCCAGTCGAGGGCCTTCAGGGTGGCGATTTTTTCTTGATCGTCACCCCACAGGAACAGTTGGCGCAGCAACGGCAGTTGCCCTGCGAGGGGCTGTTGCTCCAGGACCTGAGCCAGCAACAATGCCCGCGCCAGTTGGACACTGCTCCAGTCGGGACTGTGGGGCAGCGATTGCTCCTTGAGGTTGCGCTTGCACTGGCTGCTCAACAGCGCCGCGGTATTGCCGTCCGGGCGTTGGGCAAGCTGCTCCTGGGCCTGGCGCCACCACTGCAGCTCGGTGTCATCGAGCTGTTGGGTGAGGGCCTGGTGTTGTTCGGCGAGGCAGTCGTGGCGTATTTCGAGAGCCGCCGATGGCGATGCAGTGACGTCCATGTTCATGTCGGTTTGATCCAGCGCTGGAAGTGTGGAAGCAGGAAAAACACCAGAACGCATAACAGGCTGCCCAGCGGCTGGTTGGCCACAGCCAGCACCAGGGCATCAAACAGTGGCAGAGCCGCCAGGCCAGCGCCGATAAAGGCACGGACTTGCCGTTGCTGCGGGTTGGCCAAGTGGTGCCAGTAATGCCAGCC
The Pseudomonas sp. GR 6-02 genome window above contains:
- the eboE gene encoding metabolite traffic protein EboE, which encodes MSAGTGWAAAQVGYCSNVHPTRDLAGLRSSIEWHFRGVRTLRGLNEQDSGLWISALAAAELQQASARADFLSLLQRSGLRLTSLNGFPYGQFHQGAVKADVYLPNWTDPKRLAYSLNLARILAHALPSDCPQGVISTVPLGYAADWNPRRQQRAEHLLRQLTASLARLHRETGKKIVFCLEMEPDCVLENTDQAIAFFHRYQASDPHHDYLALCFDVCHQAVVFEHCYQSLEKLRQARVPVGKIQLSNALICHLPAEDHNRREHVLKTLSDFAETTYLHQVKARDAQARLSGWADLPAALDDCANNLGQYPELRIHFHIPLFSEHLLLRELSGSQIALSQTFDFLADHGDFRPVLEVETYSWGVLPAQLRPNTEHAQLQGIAAELHWVEEQLRQRQLLQPQVREAYADAL
- a CDS encoding EboA domain-containing protein, with protein sequence MNMDVTASPSAALEIRHDCLAEQHQALTQQLDDTELQWWRQAQEQLAQRPDGNTAALLSSQCKRNLKEQSLPHSPDWSSVQLARALLLAQVLEQQPLAGQLPLLRQLFLWGDDQEKIATLKALDWLDSRGLCVELALQAGRTSNSQVFAALALDTLYPSRHYSERAFHQLVLKALGMGLDIRRLIGLTQRHSVALNQLALDLLDEQLAAERTVSAGLPRVIAFDLLSPAQHQRLAGLSQQQRLPPEWHEYLAGTSQN
- a CDS encoding TatD family hydrolase produces the protein MLKYFDPHIHMVSRTTDDYQNMAAAGITGVIEPAFWQGQARTSVGSFIDYFDTLLGWERFRASMFGIHHFCTIGLNPKEANDLSVANEVLEILPRYLVKDGVVAVGEIGYDDITPEEDRFLAAQLELARQFNLPVLVHTPHRDKIGGTKRTLAVIREVGIAEHLVIIDHLNELTLPLVLDSDCWRGHSIYPNTKMSEQRMVALLQQYGTEKMVVNSAADWGISDPLKVPKTGEAMLAAGFSESQVEQVLFHNPVDFFAQSGQLDKTLVSTPLPIDQRRQWQENSALRGQEPVIK